The Oryzias latipes chromosome 16, ASM223467v1 genome includes a region encoding these proteins:
- the grwd1 gene encoding glutamate-rich WD repeat-containing protein 1, whose protein sequence is MSAPEEHALEEEEEEMEETGSDGEEEMEGEGDGEEKQVYVPGIEPLKTGEELEMDRSAYRMYHECQTGSPCLSFDVVKDGDGDGRGQFPLSMLLCAGTQADAAQKNRLLVMRMHNLHGTEKENEEEEESSNEESDDEEEDENKKPHLELAMTPHYGGVNRVRVTQCGQQSLAAVWSEKGQVEIFDLRPQLEAVHSSAAMSAFLQQQKEAKPLFSFSGHMSEGFAIDWSPKAPGRLVSGDCKKNIHVWEPREGGSAWQIDQRPFSSHSKSVEDLQWSPTEATVFASCSVDQSIRVWDIRAPPNSMLSVDGAHASDINVISWNRSEPFLLSGGDDGLLKVWDLRQFKTGRAVANFKQHSAPITSVEWSPADSSVFAASGADDVISQWDLSVESSDVGARVEGLKDLPPQLLFLHQGQSEIKEIHWHPQIPGVMISTALSGFNVFRTISV, encoded by the exons ATGTCTGCGCCCGAAGAACACGCGcttgaggaagaagaagaggagatggAAGAAACAGGCAGCGATGGAGAAGAAGAAATGGAAGGAGAGGGCGATGGCGAAGAAAAGCAGGTATATGTACCCGGGATCGAGCCTCTCAAGACCGGGGAGGAGCTGGAAATGGACCGCTCCGCGTACCGAATGTACCACGAGTGTCAAACAG GTTCTCCCTGTTTGAGCTTCGACGTGGTGAAGGATGGAGACGGGGACGGAAGGGGGCAGTTTCCTCTGTCCATGCTGCTGTGTGCGGGCACGCAGGCCGACGCCGCTCAGAAGAACAG GCTCCTGGTCATGCGCATGCACAACCTTCACGGAACAGAGAAAgaaaacgaggaggaggaggaaagcagcaatgaggaaagtgatgatgaggaggaagatgaaaacaAGAAACCGCATTTGGAACTGGCCATGACGCCGCACTATGGAGGAGTTAACCGAGTTAGA GTTACTCAGTGTGGACAGCAGTCGCTCGCTGCTGTGTGGTCAGAGAAAGGACAGGTGGAAATATTTGACCTCCGACCTCAACTGGAAGCCGTCCACAGCTCGGCTGCTATGTCTGCCTTCCTTCAACAGCAGAAGGAAGCCAAACCCCTCTTCAGTTTCTCTGGACACATGAGTGAAGGCTTCGCTATTGATTGGTCCCCCAAAGCACCCG GTCGTCTTGTCAGCGGGGACTGCAAGAAGAACATCCACGTGTGGGAACCACGAGAAGGAGGCTCTGCATGGCAGATTGACCAAAGGCCTTTCAGCTCTCACAGCAAGTCTGTGGAGGACCTGCAGTGGTCGCCCACTGAAGCCACA GTTTTTGCGTCATGCTCCGTGGATCAGTCTATTCGTGTCTGGGATATCCGCGCCCCACCTAATTCAATGCTTTCAGTGGACGGAGCTCACGCATCTGACATCAATGTGATCAGCTGGAACAGGAGCGAACCATTCCTTCTGTCGGGCGGGGATGATGGGCTTCTAAAAGTCTGGGACCTGCGACAATTTAAG ACTGGTCGTGCAGTGGCGAACTTCAAGCAGCACAGCGCCCCCATCACCTCCGTGGAGTGGAGCCCGGCAGACTCGAGCGTGTTCGCTGCCTCAGGAGCGGACGACGTCATCAGCCAGTGGGACCTGTCGGTGGAGTCGAGCGATGTGGGCGCCAGGGTGGAGGGGCTGAAGGACCTTCCTCCTCAGCTCCTGTTCCTGCACCAGGGCCAGTCTGAGATCAAGGAGATCCACTGGCATCCGCAAATCCCTGGCGTGATGATCTCCACGGCCCTGTCAGGGTTCAACGTGTTCAGGACGATCTCGGTGTAA